The following proteins are co-located in the Haloarcula marismortui ATCC 43049 genome:
- a CDS encoding molybdopterin-dependent oxidoreductase: protein MSRNDLTDDEGDSAGISRRDFVRGLGAASLLGATGLSFADDGMDGLEAVDDPIGSYPYRDWEDLYRDEWDWDSVARSTHSVNCTGSCSWNVYVKDGQVWREEQAGDYPTFDESLPDPNPRGCQKGACYTDYVNADQRVLHPLRRTGERGEGQWERISWDEALTEIADHVIDEVQAGRYDAISGFTPIPAMSPVSFASGSRLVNLLGGVSHSFYDWYSDLPPGQPITWGTQTDNAESADWHNADYIIAWGSNINVTRIPDAKYFLDAGYEGAKRVGIFTDYSQTAIHTDEWLSPHGGSDTALALGMAQTIVDEGLHDEAHLKEQTDMPLLVREDTGKFLRASEVGLAEDADDPEKVFVMVDADGTLRRAPGSLGERDGQKDYSASIELDFDPQLSVERSVDTDEGSVAVRSVWENLTDELSQYTPDVVHEETGVGENTYQRVAREFAEADAAKIIHGKGVNDWYHNDLGNRAIQLLVTLTGNLGDPGTGLDHYVGQEKIWSFHGWKVLSFPTGNVRGVPTTLWTYFHAGILDNTDPDTAEKIRESIDKGWMPVYPEERDDGNRPDPSTMFVWRGNYFNQAKGNVALEEQLWPKLDLVVDINFRMDSTAMYSDIVLPAASHYEKYDLSETDMHTYVHPFTPAVEPLGEAKTDWEIFRLLAEKIQERAQERGVEPIEDRKFDRTIDLTTIYDDYVRDWETGEEQGLVEDKAAAEFILEHSEETNPEGSDEQITFDDIDEQPQRFLEAGDHWSSDIKDDEAYVPWQDYVHDKNPWPTFTGRQQYYIDHDWYLELGEELPTHKEGPENTGGDYPLSYNTPHGRWSIHSTWRDDTKMLRLQRGEPVVYLNPEDAQQRGIEDGDTVEVYNDLGSVEVQAKIYPSSEPGTVRHFFSWEKFQYPDRDNFNTLVPMYMKPTQLVQYPEDTGEHLHFFPNYWGPTGVNSDVRVDVRPSGGDTE from the coding sequence ATGAGTAGAAACGACCTGACCGACGACGAGGGGGACAGTGCTGGAATCAGTCGCCGCGACTTCGTTCGTGGCCTCGGAGCCGCATCGCTGCTTGGCGCGACGGGGCTGTCCTTCGCCGACGACGGCATGGACGGCCTCGAAGCGGTCGACGACCCCATCGGGTCGTATCCGTATCGGGACTGGGAGGACCTGTACCGCGACGAGTGGGACTGGGACTCCGTCGCCCGCTCGACCCACAGCGTCAACTGCACCGGCTCCTGTTCGTGGAACGTCTACGTCAAGGACGGCCAGGTCTGGCGCGAGGAACAGGCCGGCGACTACCCGACGTTCGACGAGAGCCTCCCCGACCCCAATCCACGGGGCTGCCAGAAGGGGGCGTGTTACACCGACTACGTCAACGCCGACCAGCGCGTGCTCCACCCCTTGCGCCGCACGGGCGAGCGCGGCGAGGGCCAGTGGGAGCGGATTAGCTGGGACGAGGCGCTGACCGAAATCGCCGACCACGTCATCGACGAGGTGCAGGCGGGCCGGTACGACGCGATTTCGGGCTTTACCCCCATTCCGGCCATGTCCCCAGTAAGCTTCGCCTCCGGCTCCCGGCTGGTCAATCTGCTCGGCGGTGTCTCCCATAGCTTCTACGACTGGTACTCGGACCTGCCGCCGGGCCAGCCGATTACGTGGGGCACCCAGACGGACAACGCCGAGTCCGCCGACTGGCACAACGCCGATTACATCATCGCCTGGGGGTCGAACATCAACGTCACGCGCATCCCCGACGCGAAGTACTTCCTCGACGCCGGCTACGAGGGCGCAAAGCGGGTCGGTATCTTCACCGACTACTCCCAGACGGCCATCCACACCGACGAGTGGCTCTCGCCCCACGGCGGCAGCGACACCGCGCTCGCGCTGGGCATGGCCCAGACCATCGTCGACGAGGGACTGCACGACGAGGCACACCTCAAAGAGCAGACCGACATGCCGCTGCTCGTTCGGGAGGACACCGGGAAGTTCCTCCGGGCGAGCGAGGTCGGCCTCGCCGAGGATGCCGACGACCCCGAGAAGGTCTTCGTTATGGTCGACGCCGACGGCACCCTCCGTCGTGCACCCGGTTCGCTCGGCGAGCGGGACGGCCAGAAGGATTACTCCGCGAGCATCGAACTCGACTTCGACCCGCAGTTATCGGTCGAGCGGAGCGTCGATACCGACGAGGGCAGCGTCGCGGTCCGGTCGGTCTGGGAGAACCTCACCGACGAGCTCAGCCAGTATACGCCGGACGTTGTCCACGAAGAGACCGGCGTCGGCGAGAACACCTACCAGCGAGTCGCACGTGAGTTCGCCGAGGCCGACGCCGCGAAAATCATCCACGGCAAGGGCGTCAACGACTGGTACCACAACGACCTTGGCAACCGCGCCATCCAGTTGCTCGTGACGCTGACGGGGAACCTCGGCGACCCCGGCACCGGACTGGACCACTACGTCGGCCAGGAGAAGATCTGGTCGTTCCACGGCTGGAAGGTGCTCTCGTTCCCGACCGGGAACGTCCGCGGCGTCCCGACGACGCTGTGGACCTACTTCCACGCAGGTATCCTCGACAACACTGATCCGGACACCGCAGAGAAGATACGCGAGTCCATCGACAAGGGATGGATGCCGGTCTACCCCGAGGAACGGGACGACGGGAACCGACCGGACCCGTCCACGATGTTCGTCTGGCGCGGGAACTACTTCAACCAGGCCAAGGGCAACGTCGCCCTCGAAGAACAGCTCTGGCCCAAACTCGATCTCGTCGTCGACATCAACTTCCGGATGGACTCGACGGCGATGTACTCCGACATCGTCCTGCCGGCGGCCAGCCACTACGAGAAGTACGATCTCTCGGAGACGGACATGCACACCTACGTGCACCCGTTCACGCCGGCCGTCGAACCGCTCGGCGAGGCCAAGACCGACTGGGAGATATTCCGCCTGCTCGCCGAGAAGATACAAGAGCGCGCCCAGGAACGCGGTGTCGAGCCGATCGAGGACCGCAAGTTCGACCGGACCATCGATCTCACGACCATCTACGACGACTACGTCCGTGACTGGGAGACCGGCGAAGAACAAGGGCTCGTCGAAGACAAAGCCGCGGCGGAGTTCATCCTCGAACACTCTGAGGAGACCAACCCCGAGGGCAGCGACGAGCAGATAACCTTCGACGACATCGACGAGCAACCACAGCGGTTCCTCGAAGCTGGCGACCACTGGAGTTCCGACATCAAAGACGACGAGGCGTACGTCCCGTGGCAGGACTACGTCCACGATAAGAACCCGTGGCCGACCTTCACCGGCCGCCAGCAGTACTACATCGACCACGACTGGTATCTCGAACTCGGCGAGGAACTCCCGACCCACAAGGAGGGGCCGGAGAACACCGGCGGGGACTACCCGCTGTCGTACAACACGCCTCACGGTCGTTGGTCCATCCACTCGACGTGGCGCGACGACACCAAGATGCTCAGGCTCCAGCGCGGCGAGCCCGTGGTGTACCTGAACCCCGAGGACGCCCAGCAGCGGGGCATCGAGGACGGTGACACCGTGGAGGTGTACAACGACCTCGGGAGCGTCGAGGTGCAGGCGAAGATCTACCCCTCCAGCGAACCGGGGACCGTCCGGCACTTCTTCTCCTGGGAGAAGTTCCAGTACCCCGACCGGGACAACTTCAACACGCTCGTCCCGATGTACATGAAGCCGACCCAGCTGGTCCAGTACCCGGAAGACACCGGGGAACACCTGCACTTCTTCCCGAACTACTGGGGGCCGACCGGGGTCAACAGCGACGTGCGTGTCGATGTCCGACCGAGCGGAGGTGACACCGAATGA
- a CDS encoding 4Fe-4S dicluster domain-containing protein: MSTDQQDDQGEEDTLVNVADGVDHQVAMVMDLNKCIGCQTCTIACKNLWTEDGGSEYMYWNNVETKPGEGYPRGWEDSGGGWKSGEHKERQPGEIPDEEDYGRAWEFNHEEIMYEGSDEPLRPRDGAEWGPNWDEDQGAGEYPNSYYFYLPRICNHCTHPSCVEACPRSALYKRQEDGIVLVDQDRCRGYRYCVEGCPYKKVYYNTVSKKSEKCIFCYPRIEGEGPDGETFAPACAEECPPQLRLVGFLDDEEGPIHKLVNEYEVALPLHPEFRTQPNVYYIPPFAPGQHTEDGETVDIDRIPRQYLRDLFGDGVDQALDTIERERQRARQGEDSELMELLQDKNPAKQYRLEVFDDE, translated from the coding sequence ATGAGTACCGACCAACAGGACGACCAAGGCGAAGAGGACACGCTGGTCAACGTCGCTGACGGCGTCGACCACCAGGTCGCGATGGTGATGGACCTGAACAAGTGCATCGGCTGCCAGACGTGTACCATCGCCTGCAAGAACCTCTGGACGGAGGACGGCGGCAGCGAGTACATGTACTGGAACAACGTCGAGACCAAGCCCGGCGAGGGCTACCCCCGCGGCTGGGAGGACTCGGGCGGCGGGTGGAAATCCGGCGAGCACAAGGAACGCCAGCCCGGCGAGATTCCCGACGAGGAGGACTACGGCCGCGCCTGGGAGTTCAACCACGAGGAGATCATGTACGAGGGTAGCGACGAGCCGCTGCGGCCCCGCGACGGCGCGGAGTGGGGGCCAAACTGGGACGAAGACCAGGGGGCCGGCGAGTACCCCAACAGCTACTACTTCTACCTCCCGCGTATCTGCAACCACTGCACCCATCCCTCCTGTGTCGAGGCCTGCCCACGCTCGGCGCTGTACAAGCGCCAGGAAGACGGCATCGTTCTCGTCGACCAGGACCGCTGTCGGGGCTACCGCTACTGCGTCGAGGGGTGTCCGTACAAGAAGGTGTACTACAACACTGTCTCGAAGAAATCCGAGAAGTGCATCTTCTGTTACCCCCGCATCGAAGGGGAAGGCCCCGACGGGGAGACGTTCGCCCCGGCCTGTGCCGAGGAGTGCCCGCCCCAGCTCCGGCTGGTCGGCTTCCTCGACGACGAGGAGGGACCGATCCACAAGCTCGTCAATGAGTACGAAGTGGCCCTCCCGCTCCATCCGGAGTTCCGCACGCAGCCGAACGTCTACTACATTCCACCCTTTGCCCCCGGGCAGCACACGGAGGACGGGGAGACAGTCGACATCGATCGGATTCCCCGTCAGTACCTCCGGGACCTGTTCGGCGACGGCGTCGACCAGGCGCTGGACACCATCGAACGGGAGCGCCAGCGGGCCCGACAAGGCGAGGACAGCGAACTGATGGAGCTGCTCCAGGACAAGAACCCGGCCAAACAGTACCGACTGGAGGTGTTCGACGATGAGTGA